In Nonomuraea sp. NBC_00507, the following are encoded in one genomic region:
- a CDS encoding glycoside hydrolase family 88 protein, with translation MSKGRGLDTSQASRSQPPRRPADLADLTPEVLAKTAGRIADRAVAMGLTHWFWGEGVVLQGMMRLTPVHPFVTEFVDGHLRDGIELGHVNNLAPGAVCADLYGATGERRYADACERMLDWLRHDDAVTRAPGGAIEHWPGGVWADTVYMGGTFLIHYGLHTGRPELIEEAGDQILAHAEILQHPETGLYAHGSHEGRTIWNFWGRANAWTALASVEYLEAGGALSQPVREVLRRQLLTLADLQPAYGIWDVLVDGQPENRGILETSAAAGLAAAMFRAAALGIEPERLRACAWRALAGVHAYVADDGTLTRTSAGTVLQLIPFGYSVIRDDLIQPWGQGLALQAYAAALRETT, from the coding sequence ATGAGTAAGGGGCGTGGACTGGACACCAGCCAGGCGAGCCGGTCGCAGCCGCCTCGGCGCCCCGCCGACCTGGCGGACCTCACCCCAGAGGTGCTGGCCAAGACCGCCGGGCGCATCGCCGACCGGGCCGTGGCCATGGGCCTCACCCACTGGTTCTGGGGTGAGGGAGTCGTGCTGCAGGGCATGATGCGCCTGACGCCCGTGCACCCGTTCGTCACCGAGTTCGTCGACGGGCATCTCCGCGACGGCATCGAGCTCGGCCACGTCAACAACCTCGCGCCCGGCGCGGTCTGTGCCGACCTGTACGGTGCGACCGGCGAACGCCGCTACGCCGACGCCTGCGAACGCATGCTGGACTGGCTGCGCCACGACGACGCCGTGACCCGCGCGCCCGGCGGCGCCATCGAGCACTGGCCCGGCGGTGTCTGGGCCGACACCGTCTACATGGGCGGCACATTCCTCATCCACTATGGACTGCACACGGGCCGGCCTGAGCTGATCGAGGAAGCGGGCGACCAGATCCTCGCCCACGCCGAGATCCTCCAGCACCCCGAAACCGGGCTGTACGCGCACGGCTCCCACGAGGGCCGCACGATCTGGAACTTCTGGGGCCGCGCCAACGCGTGGACCGCTCTGGCATCGGTCGAATACCTGGAGGCCGGGGGAGCCCTGTCCCAGCCGGTACGCGAGGTGCTGCGCCGCCAGCTGCTCACGCTGGCCGACCTCCAGCCCGCGTACGGGATCTGGGACGTGCTCGTCGACGGGCAGCCGGAGAACCGCGGCATCCTCGAAACCTCCGCCGCCGCCGGCCTCGCCGCAGCCATGTTCCGCGCGGCCGCCCTCGGCATCGAGCCGGAACGCCTTCGCGCGTGCGCATGGCGCGCGCTCGCCGGCGTGCACGCCTACGTCGCCGACGACGGCACGCTCACCCGCACCAGCGCCGGCACGGTCCTGCAGCTGATCCCGTTCGGCTACTCCGTCATCCGCGACGACCTGATCCAACCCTGGGGCCAGGGCCTGGCCCTGCAGGCGTACGCGGCAGCACTCCGGGAGACGACATGA